Proteins from a genomic interval of Caulobacter rhizosphaerae:
- a CDS encoding copper-binding protein → MKTLSLTFAALLATTSLAACGRKTEAPAAPAAPAPAAAPAPAASGDMAGMDMAPADKMAKGVGVVTAIDKAAGTITLDHDAIPEAGWPAMTMGFKAAPALLEGVAVGDKVTFDLKLHDGSGEVTAIAKQ, encoded by the coding sequence ATGAAGACCCTGTCCCTAACCTTCGCCGCCCTGCTCGCGACGACAAGCCTGGCAGCCTGCGGCCGCAAGACCGAAGCGCCCGCCGCTCCGGCCGCGCCGGCCCCAGCCGCCGCGCCCGCCCCGGCGGCGAGCGGCGACATGGCCGGCATGGACATGGCGCCCGCCGACAAGATGGCCAAGGGCGTCGGCGTCGTGACGGCGATCGACAAGGCTGCAGGCACGATCACCCTGGACCACGACGCCATCCCCGAGGCCGGCTGGCCGGCCATGACCATGGGCTTCAAGGCCGCGCCGGCCCTGCTGGAGGGCGTGGCGGTCGGCGACAAGGTGACCTTTGACCTAAAGCTTCATGACGGATCGGGCGAGGTCACGGCGATCGCCAAACAATAG
- a CDS encoding response regulator, with product MALDRNPCMPRARILIVEDEYLVAADLEAALEELGYSCAGIAPDLETALTLGSSKPDLALVDIHLRDGQTGPLIAERLAQEHGISVLFVTANPRMALDASPPGTIGVLSKPCREEVVAAAVAYALQFKSGAPLLSPPSGLTLMQGGA from the coding sequence TTGGCGCTTGACCGTAATCCCTGCATGCCACGGGCCCGTATCCTTATTGTCGAAGACGAATACCTTGTCGCCGCCGACCTCGAAGCGGCGCTTGAGGAGCTTGGCTACAGTTGCGCGGGCATCGCCCCCGATCTTGAGACGGCCCTGACGCTCGGGTCGAGCAAGCCCGACCTGGCCTTGGTCGATATCCACCTGCGCGACGGCCAGACCGGCCCCCTGATTGCCGAGCGCCTGGCGCAAGAGCATGGGATTTCCGTTCTCTTCGTGACCGCCAACCCACGCATGGCCCTGGACGCCAGCCCGCCCGGCACCATCGGCGTGCTGAGCAAGCCGTGCCGCGAAGAAGTCGTGGCGGCCGCGGTGGCCTATGCGCTGCAGTTCAAGAGCGGCGCACCACTGCTCTCGCCGCCGAGCGGCCTGACGCTCATGCAAGGCGGCGCTTGA
- a CDS encoding PAS domain-containing protein, producing MEQNNPGANADSMGAVGEPMRAPWLNGAPTPADALSQSRAHLQVLTYAMPQMVWSTRPDGFHDYYNARWYEFTGVPEGSTDGEEWNGMFHPQDQDRARTRWRRSLTTGEPYEIEYRLRHKSGEYRWTLGRALPVFNDEGAISRWIGTCTDIHDAKMAAEQNELLSRELSHRIKNIFAVISGLIGLSSRHDPSVRGFAKELQERIAALGRAHEFARPHSEASRPALGGSTLKGLLLEIFSPYPAFDAGRIAVVGDDVPVDDRGATPIALVFHELATNAAKYGALTTSDGRVDVEILRANGSVRITWCEAGGPIIDGEPTRTGFGTRLADMSVAQQLGGLIRREWKPSGLCVEIEVLIDRLSRDL from the coding sequence TTGGAGCAGAACAATCCCGGCGCAAACGCTGATTCCATGGGTGCAGTTGGCGAGCCTATGCGCGCGCCGTGGCTGAACGGCGCTCCTACTCCCGCCGACGCGCTCAGCCAGAGCCGCGCGCACCTGCAGGTGCTCACCTACGCCATGCCGCAGATGGTCTGGTCCACGCGGCCGGACGGTTTCCACGACTATTACAACGCCCGTTGGTACGAATTCACCGGCGTTCCGGAGGGCAGCACCGACGGCGAAGAGTGGAACGGGATGTTCCACCCGCAAGACCAGGATCGCGCCCGGACACGGTGGCGGCGTAGCCTGACGACCGGAGAGCCTTACGAAATCGAGTACCGGCTGCGCCACAAATCCGGTGAATACCGCTGGACGCTTGGGCGCGCGCTGCCGGTCTTCAACGACGAGGGCGCCATTTCGCGCTGGATCGGAACCTGCACCGACATTCACGACGCCAAGATGGCCGCCGAGCAGAACGAGCTGCTCAGCCGCGAACTGAGTCATCGCATCAAGAACATCTTCGCGGTGATCTCGGGGCTGATCGGCCTTTCGAGCCGTCATGACCCGTCGGTCCGAGGGTTCGCCAAGGAGCTTCAGGAACGGATCGCCGCGCTGGGCCGTGCACATGAGTTCGCGCGGCCCCATAGCGAGGCGTCGCGGCCGGCGCTGGGTGGCTCGACGCTGAAGGGTCTCCTGCTAGAAATCTTCAGCCCCTATCCGGCCTTCGATGCAGGGCGTATCGCGGTCGTCGGCGACGATGTCCCTGTCGATGATCGGGGCGCGACACCCATAGCGCTGGTGTTCCATGAACTGGCCACCAACGCGGCCAAGTACGGCGCGCTTACGACGTCTGACGGACGCGTGGACGTCGAGATCCTCCGGGCCAATGGGTCGGTTCGCATAACTTGGTGCGAGGCGGGTGGCCCCATTATCGACGGCGAGCCGACACGGACGGGTTTTGGCACGCGTCTGGCGGATATGAGCGTGGCCCAACAGCTCGGCGGTCTGATCCGTCGCGAGTGGAAGCCGAGCGGCCTGTGCGTGGAGATCGAAGTTCTGATCGACCGGCTGAGCCGCGATCTGTAG
- a CDS encoding HAD family hydrolase, whose translation MKPAILMVDVDGVIVRPINPLGWSAEIERDLGIPAAVLQSRFFHLHWDDIVHGRAALRERLAIALAEIAPQVSCEQLIRYWFKCDSELDTGLLAQLKALRATGVTLHLATVQEHERATYLWNDLGLRDHFDDMHYAASLGVSKPSQGFYEAVERRVGLRGSAIAFIDDSERNVRAARERGWQAALWTPGASLDALFPELGHP comes from the coding sequence ATGAAACCGGCGATATTGATGGTGGATGTTGATGGCGTGATCGTCCGTCCGATCAATCCACTAGGATGGTCAGCGGAAATTGAACGCGATCTCGGCATCCCCGCAGCCGTGCTTCAGTCGCGCTTTTTTCATCTCCACTGGGACGACATCGTCCACGGCCGCGCCGCACTTCGTGAGAGGTTGGCCATCGCCCTGGCGGAGATCGCCCCGCAGGTCAGTTGCGAACAGTTGATCCGCTACTGGTTCAAATGTGACTCCGAGCTAGACACTGGGCTATTGGCGCAGCTTAAGGCGTTGCGCGCGACGGGCGTGACGCTGCATTTGGCCACGGTTCAAGAGCACGAACGCGCGACCTATCTCTGGAATGATCTGGGTCTTCGAGACCATTTCGACGACATGCACTACGCCGCGAGCCTGGGCGTCTCAAAGCCGTCCCAAGGATTCTACGAAGCCGTGGAGAGGCGCGTGGGATTGCGCGGCTCGGCCATCGCCTTCATCGATGACAGCGAAAGAAATGTGCGGGCCGCGCGCGAAAGAGGCTGGCAGGCCGCGCTCTGGACCCCGGGCGCTTCGCTTGACGCGCTTTTTCCAGAACTCGGCCACCCTTAG
- a CDS encoding alpha/beta fold hydrolase, which yields MKSLFIRAILTIYFIRINKFRTRSAVRGVLNEPTMTHVETNGIELACETFGPPSDESILLIAGLGTQMVRWTVPFCLDFVARGYHVIRFDNRDAGRSTHISNRTPPDFGELAAALKAERMPEVPYTLRDMAADAVGLLDALSIDRAHVVGRSMGGMIAQVMACEHRERVASLTSIMSSTGNPALPPPLPDAMAMMTSPAPDPVSDEAGYLAHSLAFARRIAGRRYPFDEAATRRLIIEEARRAQDRNGFARQIAAIAVAGDRRARLRTVVAPTLVIHGSDDPLFPPACGEDTAASIPDAEFMLLEGMGHDLPPDLYGAVAEAIDRVAKRPRWSA from the coding sequence ATGAAATCACTTTTCATCCGGGCAATATTGACCATTTATTTTATCCGGATAAATAAATTTCGTACCCGCAGTGCAGTCCGCGGAGTTTTAAATGAGCCGACGATGACGCATGTGGAGACCAACGGTATCGAATTGGCGTGCGAGACGTTCGGCCCCCCCTCCGATGAGTCGATCCTGCTGATTGCCGGACTGGGGACGCAAATGGTCCGATGGACCGTTCCCTTCTGTCTCGACTTTGTGGCACGCGGCTATCATGTGATCCGCTTCGACAATCGCGACGCTGGCCGCTCGACGCATATCAGTAACCGTACTCCGCCTGATTTTGGCGAGTTGGCCGCCGCGCTCAAGGCCGAACGAATGCCGGAGGTCCCGTATACGCTCCGCGACATGGCGGCGGATGCGGTCGGGCTGCTTGACGCCCTTTCCATTGATCGGGCCCATGTCGTTGGTCGATCCATGGGCGGCATGATTGCGCAGGTCATGGCGTGTGAGCATCGCGAACGCGTCGCCTCACTGACTTCCATCATGTCGAGCACCGGCAATCCGGCCCTTCCGCCACCTTTGCCGGACGCCATGGCGATGATGACCAGTCCCGCTCCCGATCCCGTCTCGGACGAAGCAGGCTACCTAGCCCATAGCCTGGCCTTCGCGCGCCGCATCGCCGGCAGGCGTTACCCGTTCGACGAGGCCGCCACGCGTCGTCTCATTATAGAGGAGGCCCGTCGCGCCCAGGATCGCAATGGCTTCGCCCGTCAAATCGCGGCGATCGCCGTAGCCGGCGACCGTCGGGCACGGCTCAGGACCGTGGTCGCGCCAACACTCGTCATCCACGGGAGCGATGATCCGCTCTTTCCGCCGGCCTGCGGCGAGGATACGGCCGCTTCGATCCCAGATGCGGAGTTCATGCTCTTGGAGGGCATGGGGCATGACCTTCCACCCGACCTGTATGGCGCGGTAGCTGAGGCGATCGACCGAGTAGCGAAAAGACCCCGGTGGAGCGCCTAG
- a CDS encoding YncE family protein, with protein sequence MKTKFLAASILALTVVTAAQALAAAGPAPMKIVDRIAGPDGGWDYANFDPVHRRLYVAHGAAVTAIDVDTGKVTPALVAAQRAHSALPLPGGDELLVTNGGANTATLVDAMTGVVRATVATGQNPDAALFDPASGLAFVMNGRSGDITLIDAKAAKAVGGIPVGGKLEFGATDGQGRVFVNVEDKGEIAVIDTAARKVVAHWAMVGCDEPSGLAYAADVRLLIAACANGKAEVVSSVSGKIVASLPVGEEPDAVFYDAQRHLAYVPSGGAGTLSVIAVHGPTDVAVIETVATKPGARTGTFDPQTGKVYLPSADYDPPAQPGGRRSAKSGTFSVLVLGR encoded by the coding sequence ATGAAGACCAAGTTCCTGGCCGCCTCCATCCTGGCCCTGACCGTCGTGACGGCTGCTCAAGCCCTGGCCGCCGCAGGGCCCGCGCCGATGAAGATCGTCGACCGCATCGCCGGTCCGGACGGCGGCTGGGACTACGCCAATTTTGACCCCGTCCATCGCCGCCTATACGTGGCGCACGGCGCGGCGGTCACCGCCATTGATGTCGACACAGGCAAGGTTACGCCGGCGCTGGTGGCCGCCCAGCGCGCACATAGCGCCTTGCCGCTGCCGGGCGGTGACGAACTGCTGGTCACCAACGGCGGCGCCAATACCGCCACTCTGGTCGACGCCATGACCGGCGTGGTCCGCGCCACGGTCGCGACCGGTCAGAATCCGGATGCGGCGCTGTTCGACCCCGCCAGCGGCCTGGCCTTCGTCATGAACGGCCGCAGCGGCGACATCACGCTGATCGACGCCAAGGCGGCCAAGGCGGTGGGGGGGATCCCGGTCGGCGGCAAGCTGGAGTTCGGTGCGACCGACGGCCAGGGCCGAGTGTTCGTCAATGTCGAGGACAAAGGCGAGATCGCCGTCATCGACACGGCCGCGCGCAAGGTCGTCGCCCACTGGGCCATGGTCGGCTGCGACGAGCCCAGCGGCCTGGCCTACGCCGCCGACGTCCGCCTGCTGATCGCCGCCTGCGCCAACGGCAAGGCCGAGGTCGTGTCGTCGGTCTCCGGCAAGATTGTGGCCAGCCTGCCAGTCGGCGAAGAGCCAGACGCGGTCTTCTACGACGCCCAGCGCCATCTGGCCTATGTGCCGAGCGGCGGGGCGGGGACTCTGTCGGTGATCGCCGTACACGGCCCGACCGACGTCGCGGTGATCGAGACGGTGGCGACCAAGCCTGGCGCCCGGACGGGAACGTTCGATCCGCAGACCGGCAAGGTCTATCTGCCGTCCGCCGACTACGATCCGCCGGCCCAGCCAGGTGGCCGGCGGAGCGCCAAGAGCGGGACGTTCTCGGTGCTCGTGCTGGGACGTTGA
- a CDS encoding efflux RND transporter permease subunit, with product MLSAIVGWSLARPRLVAVAALLLFLYGCIVLAHAKFDVFPEFVPAQAEIQTEAPGLTAEQVEQLVTRAVEQAVNGASGVATVRSESIQGISIVSVTFAEGAEPYRARQVVAEALAEVQGALPAGVLPPKVAPLTSSTMDLLKIGFTSDKLTPMQLRDLVQWTVRPRLLAAAGVARATVYGGEVRRFEVRVRPDDLAARDLSLADMVAAVKASTGVSGGGFIDTPEQRILIDARGQAMSATDIAAAPIPGAASGAPMRVGDVADVVDAPAPDTGAALIMGKPGVLVNLSSQYGANTLDATHAVEAALAELRPALEAQGVKVDAGLHRPANFIAAALSGIAEDLVIGAVLIAVVLLLFMRDLRTVLVSFVSIPLSLLTAVIVLDALGWTLNTMTLGGLAVALGVVVDDAVIDVENIVRRLRSRGDAPAAATVLAASLEVRAPVIYATLVVALALTPVLMLGGLQGAFFSPLAASFILATVASLAVAIVVTPPLCLLMLSNTRLPDEPGVILRAKAWHEALLVRAAGRPVLAVIGAILATIVTVAGLMLFNSELLPSFREGHFVLGVAGPPGASLPVMRKYGEGITHDLLAIDGVQSVEQTIGRASGGEDTWGTERSEFHVELKPKLPGKDQDRIQEEIHKTLDAYPGLETEVLTFLGDRIGESLSGETAALAVGVYGADLDTLDETAAQIAAVMEKVPGAVDVKIQTPPSTPMIRADLDLPALARYGLAPAEVLDAVQTAYQGSVAAQVYQESRALDIAVTTTPDTRQDPEAVGELLIRSTSGQVVPLKAVAHVYLTDGRTSVSHEGGRQRQVITTNPPPKDAAKVTKAVQAAIASQVRLPPGVYVDYVGTAAGTQAAQRQLLFNVAIALIAVVAVLLITFGDGRAVGLILASAPFALVGGVVAVALTGASLSLGSLVGFVTLFGVAARNAILLVSHLDHLITVEGHDWSLSTLAQATRERVTPILMTALVTALGVLPLAIQTGQAGREIQGPMAIVILGGLITSTIASLVVLPSLIWRYGRAPRSVGAAEVP from the coding sequence ATGCTCAGCGCTATTGTCGGCTGGTCTCTGGCTCGGCCGCGCCTGGTCGCCGTCGCCGCCCTGCTGCTGTTCCTCTACGGCTGCATCGTCCTGGCCCATGCCAAGTTCGACGTCTTTCCAGAGTTTGTGCCGGCCCAGGCCGAGATCCAGACCGAGGCTCCGGGCCTGACCGCCGAACAGGTGGAGCAACTGGTCACCCGGGCCGTCGAGCAGGCGGTCAACGGCGCGTCGGGCGTAGCCACGGTGCGCTCGGAATCCATCCAGGGCATCTCGATCGTCAGCGTCACGTTTGCCGAAGGGGCCGAACCCTATCGCGCCCGCCAAGTGGTGGCCGAGGCGCTGGCCGAGGTGCAGGGCGCCCTGCCGGCCGGTGTGCTGCCGCCCAAGGTCGCGCCCCTGACCTCCTCGACCATGGACCTGCTGAAGATCGGCTTCACCTCCGATAAGCTGACCCCCATGCAGCTGCGCGACCTGGTGCAGTGGACCGTGCGGCCGCGCCTGCTGGCCGCTGCCGGCGTGGCCCGGGCCACGGTCTATGGCGGCGAAGTGCGGCGGTTCGAGGTGCGCGTCCGACCCGACGACCTGGCGGCGCGAGACCTGTCGCTGGCCGACATGGTGGCGGCGGTGAAGGCCTCCACCGGCGTCAGCGGCGGCGGCTTCATCGACACCCCCGAGCAGCGGATCCTGATCGACGCGCGCGGCCAGGCCATGAGCGCCACCGACATCGCGGCCGCTCCGATCCCTGGCGCCGCCAGCGGTGCGCCGATGCGGGTGGGGGACGTGGCCGACGTGGTCGACGCCCCGGCCCCCGATACCGGCGCGGCCCTGATCATGGGCAAGCCCGGCGTGCTGGTGAACCTGTCCAGCCAATACGGGGCCAACACTCTGGACGCCACTCACGCTGTCGAGGCCGCCCTGGCCGAGCTGAGGCCAGCGCTGGAGGCCCAAGGCGTGAAGGTGGACGCCGGCTTGCACCGTCCGGCCAATTTCATCGCCGCCGCCCTGAGCGGCATCGCCGAGGACCTGGTCATAGGCGCGGTGCTGATCGCCGTGGTGCTGCTGCTGTTCATGCGCGACCTGCGCACGGTGCTGGTGTCGTTCGTCTCGATCCCGCTGTCGCTGCTGACCGCGGTGATCGTGCTGGACGCCCTGGGCTGGACCCTCAACACCATGACCCTGGGCGGTCTTGCCGTGGCCTTGGGGGTGGTGGTCGACGACGCGGTCATCGACGTTGAGAATATCGTCCGCCGCCTGCGCTCGCGCGGCGACGCGCCCGCCGCGGCCACGGTGCTGGCCGCCTCGCTGGAGGTGCGCGCGCCGGTGATCTACGCCACCCTGGTCGTGGCCCTGGCGCTGACCCCGGTGCTGATGCTGGGCGGGCTGCAGGGGGCGTTCTTCTCGCCCCTGGCGGCCTCTTTCATCCTGGCAACCGTCGCCTCCCTGGCTGTGGCCATCGTCGTCACCCCGCCGCTCTGCCTGCTGATGCTGTCCAACACCCGCCTGCCGGACGAGCCGGGCGTGATCCTGCGGGCCAAGGCTTGGCACGAGGCCCTGCTGGTTCGCGCGGCTGGCCGTCCGGTGCTGGCCGTAATCGGCGCGATCCTGGCGACGATCGTCACCGTCGCCGGCCTGATGCTGTTCAATTCCGAGCTGCTGCCCAGCTTTCGCGAAGGTCACTTCGTGCTCGGCGTCGCCGGCCCGCCCGGCGCCTCGCTGCCGGTGATGCGCAAGTACGGCGAGGGCATCACCCACGACCTGCTGGCCATTGACGGGGTCCAGAGCGTCGAGCAGACGATCGGCCGCGCCTCGGGCGGGGAGGACACCTGGGGCACGGAACGCAGCGAATTTCACGTCGAGCTGAAGCCCAAGCTGCCCGGCAAGGACCAGGACCGCATCCAAGAGGAGATCCACAAGACGCTGGACGCCTATCCGGGCCTGGAGACCGAGGTGTTGACCTTCCTGGGCGACCGGATCGGGGAGTCCCTGTCGGGCGAGACCGCCGCCCTGGCCGTCGGTGTCTACGGCGCCGATCTGGACACCCTGGACGAGACCGCCGCCCAGATCGCCGCCGTCATGGAGAAGGTCCCTGGCGCGGTCGACGTGAAGATCCAGACCCCGCCCAGCACGCCGATGATCCGCGCCGATCTCGACCTGCCGGCCCTGGCCCGCTACGGCCTGGCGCCGGCCGAGGTGCTGGACGCGGTCCAGACGGCCTATCAGGGCTCGGTCGCCGCCCAGGTCTACCAGGAGAGCCGCGCCCTCGACATCGCGGTGACCACCACGCCGGACACCCGCCAGGATCCCGAGGCGGTGGGTGAACTGCTGATCCGCTCGACCAGCGGCCAGGTCGTGCCGCTCAAAGCGGTGGCCCACGTCTACCTGACTGACGGCCGCACCAGCGTTTCGCACGAGGGCGGGCGCCAGCGGCAGGTGATCACCACCAATCCGCCGCCCAAGGACGCCGCCAAGGTGACCAAGGCCGTACAGGCCGCCATCGCCAGCCAGGTTCGCCTGCCGCCGGGCGTCTACGTCGACTATGTCGGCACGGCCGCCGGGACGCAGGCCGCGCAGCGCCAGCTGCTGTTCAACGTCGCCATCGCCCTGATCGCCGTGGTGGCCGTACTGCTGATCACCTTCGGCGACGGTCGCGCGGTTGGCCTGATCCTGGCCTCCGCGCCGTTCGCTCTGGTCGGCGGCGTGGTCGCGGTGGCCCTGACCGGCGCCAGCCTGTCGCTGGGATCGCTGGTCGGTTTCGTGACCCTGTTCGGCGTCGCGGCCCGCAACGCCATCCTGTTGGTCTCGCATCTGGATCACCTGATCACGGTCGAGGGCCACGACTGGTCTCTGTCCACCCTGGCCCAGGCGACCCGCGAGCGGGTGACGCCGATCCTGATGACCGCCCTGGTCACGGCGCTGGGCGTCCTGCCGTTGGCCATCCAGACCGGCCAGGCCGGGCGCGAGATCCAGGGGCCGATGGCCATCGTCATCCTGGGCGGCCTGATCACCTCGACCATCGCGAGTCTCGTCGTGCTGCCGTCCCTGATCTGGCGCTACGGCCGCGCGCCGCGCTCGGTCGGCGCGGCGGAAGTCCCCTAG
- a CDS encoding TolC family protein — protein MPAVRFAVVTPAFVVVALALAGCTPYVAAPVHLEAYPVALEARRLDEKPVGATWTGGDLLAAALARNASVAEAAAKYRTAVAAAKTSRVAPSMTLTLTAEYARREPKQWLYGVGSDVPLDIGARRGERLNAADLAAMQALYDYGEAVWTVRTALTRARADRLSADAEAALARRLEAVRQARVDRLDRRVAAGEDDRSLALAARSDLAVAHRRLAEARARRVQADAALAQALGVPAAAVAELSLAPVAPPPEGLDLIRARRDAALTRRDVLRAVVGYDLAESALRLEVAKQYPEIHVGPGYTYDHGIAKLPFNLGLVLPPMDLNRAAIAQAEAKRAEAGRSLEAVQAAALGAVDQGWAALGAARITEASTRERDLPVARRLAEDTARGARAGEADRVDDLGAQATLIETELAVLDARRAAATAGVDLEDALRVPFDPAETALLQNASRTLGGQQ, from the coding sequence ATGCCCGCCGTCCGCTTCGCCGTCGTCACACCCGCGTTCGTCGTCGTCGCCCTGGCGCTGGCCGGCTGCACCCCTTATGTCGCTGCCCCCGTTCACCTGGAGGCCTATCCCGTCGCGCTGGAAGCCCGCCGGCTGGACGAGAAGCCGGTCGGCGCGACCTGGACCGGCGGCGACCTGCTGGCGGCCGCTCTGGCGCGCAACGCCTCTGTCGCCGAGGCCGCGGCCAAGTATCGGACGGCCGTGGCGGCGGCCAAGACTTCGCGGGTCGCGCCCAGCATGACCCTGACGCTCACGGCCGAATACGCCAGGCGCGAGCCGAAACAGTGGCTGTACGGTGTGGGTTCCGACGTCCCGCTGGACATCGGCGCGCGCCGCGGCGAGCGGCTCAACGCCGCCGACCTTGCCGCCATGCAGGCGCTCTACGACTATGGCGAGGCGGTGTGGACCGTCCGCACCGCCCTGACGCGGGCCCGGGCCGATCGCCTGTCGGCCGACGCCGAGGCGGCCTTGGCCCGACGCCTCGAGGCTGTTCGCCAAGCTCGCGTGGATCGCCTGGACCGCCGGGTCGCGGCCGGCGAGGACGACCGCAGCCTGGCCTTGGCCGCCCGGAGCGATCTAGCCGTCGCCCACCGCCGCCTCGCCGAAGCCCGCGCTCGCCGCGTCCAGGCCGACGCCGCCCTGGCCCAGGCTCTGGGCGTGCCGGCCGCCGCCGTCGCCGAGCTGTCGCTGGCCCCCGTCGCGCCGCCGCCAGAAGGGCTGGACCTGATCCGGGCCCGCCGCGACGCCGCCCTGACCCGGCGTGACGTCCTCAGGGCCGTGGTCGGTTACGACCTGGCCGAAAGCGCCCTGCGGCTGGAGGTCGCCAAACAGTATCCGGAGATCCATGTCGGGCCGGGCTACACCTATGATCATGGCATCGCAAAGTTGCCCTTCAACCTGGGTCTTGTCCTGCCGCCGATGGACCTGAACCGCGCGGCGATCGCCCAGGCCGAGGCCAAGCGCGCCGAGGCGGGGCGCTCCCTGGAAGCGGTCCAGGCCGCCGCCCTGGGCGCGGTCGATCAGGGGTGGGCGGCTCTGGGCGCGGCGCGGATCACCGAGGCCTCGACCCGCGAGCGCGACCTGCCCGTCGCCCGGCGCCTGGCCGAGGACACCGCCCGCGGCGCCAGGGCCGGCGAGGCCGACCGTGTCGACGACCTGGGCGCCCAGGCGACCCTGATCGAGACCGAGTTGGCCGTGCTCGACGCGCGCCGCGCCGCCGCTACCGCCGGCGTCGATCTTGAGGACGCCCTGCGGGTCCCGTTCGATCCGGCCGAGACCGCCCTGCTGCAGAACGCGTCCCGCACGCTTGGAGGCCAACAATGA
- a CDS encoding sensor histidine kinase yields MFRSTSLRLAALYTAAFALSVVALGAITLLTTRSALSEQFDARIQSESGALTQEFYSEGLEGVVQAVRERDRTPGALDYGLVGPGAKPLAGRLAVSGARPGWSTVRSGRRDGEVEPIRVLTAALPGGYRLMVGDDEARIEALDGAVLRGFGWAFAGVVILGVAGGFALSRDVHRRLAAISGTAEAIIDGDLSRRVPVRGSQDDLDRLAETINRMLDRITGLMESLRQVSNDIAHDLRTPLTRLRQRLEAGLAREGERGEAIEGALDDLDTILDTFAALLRIAQIEGGARRAAFRATDLAQLAGTVVDAFAPSAEDARQTLRLEGEPDVVIDGDPELLTQMLVNLVENALRHAGEGAAIRVGVARGVSAPVLWVTDDGPGVPAVEREKLFDRFYRLEHSRSAPGSGLGLALVAAVARLHGAEVRLHDARPGLEARVTFPAS; encoded by the coding sequence ATGTTCCGCTCCACCAGCCTGCGCCTGGCGGCGCTCTATACCGCCGCCTTCGCTCTGTCGGTGGTGGCGCTGGGAGCGATCACCCTGCTGACGACGCGGAGCGCGCTGTCCGAGCAGTTCGACGCCCGCATCCAGTCCGAATCCGGGGCCCTGACCCAGGAGTTTTACAGCGAGGGTCTGGAGGGCGTCGTCCAGGCCGTCCGCGAGCGGGACCGCACGCCCGGTGCGCTGGACTATGGCCTGGTCGGCCCGGGCGCCAAGCCCCTGGCCGGCCGTCTGGCCGTCAGCGGGGCGAGGCCCGGCTGGTCGACAGTCCGCAGCGGGCGGCGTGACGGCGAGGTCGAGCCGATCCGGGTGCTCACCGCGGCGCTGCCCGGCGGCTATCGCCTGATGGTGGGCGATGACGAGGCGCGGATCGAGGCGCTGGACGGGGCGGTGCTGCGCGGCTTCGGCTGGGCGTTCGCGGGGGTGGTGATCCTGGGCGTGGCCGGCGGCTTTGCGCTGAGCCGCGACGTCCACCGGCGACTGGCGGCGATCTCGGGCACGGCCGAGGCGATCATCGACGGCGACCTGAGCCGCCGCGTGCCGGTGCGCGGATCGCAGGACGACCTGGATCGCCTGGCCGAGACCATCAACCGCATGCTCGACCGGATCACCGGCCTGATGGAGAGCCTGCGCCAGGTGTCCAATGACATCGCCCACGACCTGCGCACGCCCCTGACCCGGCTCCGCCAGCGCCTGGAGGCGGGCCTGGCCCGCGAAGGCGAGCGGGGCGAGGCGATCGAGGGCGCGCTAGACGACCTGGACACCATCCTCGACACCTTCGCGGCGCTGCTGCGCATCGCCCAGATCGAGGGCGGGGCCAGGCGGGCGGCGTTCCGCGCCACCGACCTGGCCCAACTGGCCGGCACGGTCGTCGACGCTTTCGCGCCGTCGGCCGAGGACGCGCGCCAAACCCTTCGGCTGGAGGGCGAACCGGACGTGGTCATCGACGGCGACCCGGAGCTGCTGACCCAGATGCTGGTCAATCTGGTCGAAAACGCCCTGCGTCACGCCGGGGAGGGCGCGGCGATCCGCGTCGGGGTCGCTCGCGGCGTGAGCGCGCCCGTGCTGTGGGTGACCGACGATGGGCCCGGCGTGCCGGCGGTCGAACGCGAGAAGCTGTTCGACCGCTTCTATCGGCTGGAACATAGTCGCTCCGCGCCGGGCAGCGGCCTGGGTCTGGCGCTTGTGGCCGCCGTGGCCAGGCTGCATGGCGCGGAGGTGCGGCTGCACGACGCCCGGCCGGGGCTGGAAGCGCGCGTCACCTTCCCCGCCTCGTGA